The Coleofasciculaceae cyanobacterium genome includes a region encoding these proteins:
- a CDS encoding NB-ARC domain-containing protein translates to MNWDEIVKVIDTEVFNKTEKHLKEVERIVLHGSWQGKTYEQMEETCQYSLSYLKQAAGPRLWKLLSEVLGEEIGKTNFRVVLERWTKQQPASSKIQVELLAKNKATQKQDWGEAPVIPALYGRDRDLKLLNQWIVKDRCRLVTIFGMGGIGKTALSIRFAQQIQAQFDCVIWRSLHYVPGAAKLVDDLLKSFNSQPERIIEENLDSKISSLIEHLRRYKCLIVLDTAAEIWQSGDLAGHYRQQYKGYSELLRRLGAESHQSCLLLCTREKPREIALLEGKKVPVYSLHLNGLATQAQYIFREKGLSDTHRWDELIQLYRGNPLALKIVATTIQELFSGSVSAFLQQDTIVYGDIYDLLDEQFERLSNSEQEILNWLAIAYQPLSLIHLQSNILLPFSTAELIEALESLVRRSLIVRTIVNGSTWFSLHQPVVAQYVISRSIDWVCEEITEVNNSQDFGDLKFLRNYALTSDDAEIHQRQINQIVTPIKNKLYRIFQDESLLKTCLQEILLSLREKTPLAVGYVKRNIETLLEELHSDLDNQVSVSP, encoded by the coding sequence ATGAACTGGGATGAAATTGTCAAAGTTATAGACACAGAAGTTTTTAACAAAACGGAAAAACATCTAAAAGAGGTGGAACGTATTGTGCTACATGGATCTTGGCAAGGCAAGACTTACGAGCAAATGGAAGAAACTTGCCAATACAGTCTTAGCTATCTAAAACAAGCAGCAGGGCCTAGACTATGGAAGCTACTATCAGAAGTGTTGGGAGAAGAAATTGGTAAAACCAATTTTCGGGTAGTCTTAGAGCGATGGACTAAGCAACAGCCAGCTAGTTCTAAAATTCAGGTCGAACTATTAGCCAAAAATAAAGCCACCCAAAAGCAAGATTGGGGAGAAGCACCCGTAATTCCTGCACTTTATGGGCGCGATCGCGACTTGAAATTACTCAACCAGTGGATCGTTAAAGATCGCTGCCGTTTGGTAACTATTTTTGGGATGGGAGGGATTGGTAAAACTGCTCTCTCCATTCGTTTTGCCCAGCAAATACAGGCTCAATTCGATTGTGTAATTTGGCGCAGTCTTCATTATGTCCCAGGAGCAGCAAAACTAGTTGACGACTTACTAAAATCCTTTAATTCTCAGCCAGAGCGAATAATAGAAGAAAATCTGGATAGTAAAATTTCGTCTTTAATCGAACATCTACGCCGATATAAATGCTTAATTGTTTTAGATACGGCAGCAGAAATTTGGCAAAGTGGCGACTTGGCAGGGCATTATCGCCAACAGTATAAGGGTTATAGCGAACTGCTAAGACGACTGGGTGCAGAATCTCATCAAAGCTGTTTGTTATTGTGTACCCGCGAAAAACCTAGGGAAATTGCTCTATTGGAAGGTAAAAAAGTTCCCGTTTATTCTTTGCATCTCAATGGTTTGGCGACCCAGGCTCAGTATATCTTTCGAGAAAAAGGATTATCGGACACACACAGGTGGGACGAATTAATTCAGCTATATCGTGGCAATCCTTTGGCTCTGAAGATAGTCGCCACTACAATTCAAGAGCTATTTAGCGGTAGTGTATCTGCTTTCTTGCAACAGGACACCATTGTTTATGGAGATATTTACGATCTTTTAGACGAGCAGTTTGAGCGTCTATCTAATTCAGAACAAGAAATTCTTAACTGGTTGGCGATCGCTTATCAGCCTTTATCTTTAATTCACTTACAGTCAAATATTCTCTTGCCTTTCAGTACAGCGGAATTAATTGAGGCTTTGGAATCTTTGGTTCGGCGATCTCTTATTGTTAGAACTATTGTCAATGGGTCAACATGGTTTTCTTTGCATCAACCTGTAGTAGCTCAGTATGTAATTAGTCGTTCTATAGATTGGGTTTGCGAAGAGATAACTGAAGTAAACAATAGCCAAGATTTCGGTGACCTTAAATTTTTGAGGAATTATGCCTTGACAAGCGATGATGCAGAGATTCACCAACGGCAAATAAATCAGATTGTAACTCCCATTAAAAACAAACTGTACAGAATTTTTCAAGATGAAAGCTTGCTTAAGACTTGTCTACAGGAAATTTTGCTGTCGCTGAGAGAAAAAACTCCTTTAGCAGTTGGTTATGTCAAACGAAATATTGAGACTTTGCTTGAGGAGTTGCATTCGGATTTGGACAATCAAGTATCTGTATCGCCATGA
- a CDS encoding HAMP domain-containing sensor histidine kinase, whose translation MAFDKNTPEQYNFKLQQQQQNLPKFGFDSVSQRQVTTKIPRKPENQFQTLIEKTSVAILVIQEEKICYANPIAELTMGYSRSQLFINSDFYHQLNPKGYKPDNLEQNYSKELKIKVQGDRECWLKCWWETIEWEYQPAIMITAFDVTKYKQKEAKTQQALTIEKERCQNKARFVSMVSHEFRTPLNIISFSTSLLKRHLNQWNEAKQLKYLNRLQTAVEHLSHLMDEVLIIGRAEAGKLKFNPQLLNLNSFCHNLLAEINLSQPNHQKVNFVNLANRESILADKNLLKLVLVNLLGNAIKYSPADSTIKFSVWWEKKQIVFEIADCGIGISPDEQPKIFEPFHRSNNVGDLPGHGLGLAIAKKLVELQGGQISLESQVDLGSTFVVKIPLKSPQILVSRE comes from the coding sequence ATGGCTTTTGATAAAAATACACCAGAGCAATATAACTTTAAACTGCAACAGCAACAGCAAAATCTGCCAAAGTTCGGCTTTGATTCGGTTTCTCAGAGGCAAGTTACGACCAAAATCCCCCGAAAACCAGAAAATCAATTTCAAACTTTAATTGAAAAAACTTCAGTTGCGATCTTGGTTATTCAAGAAGAGAAAATTTGCTACGCTAATCCTATTGCAGAGTTAACTATGGGTTACTCGCGATCGCAACTATTTATTAATTCGGATTTTTATCATCAGCTAAACCCCAAGGGCTATAAGCCAGATAACTTAGAGCAAAACTATTCTAAAGAACTAAAAATTAAGGTTCAAGGCGATCGCGAATGCTGGTTGAAGTGCTGGTGGGAGACAATAGAATGGGAATATCAGCCAGCCATCATGATTACGGCATTTGACGTTACTAAGTACAAACAGAAAGAAGCTAAGACTCAACAAGCTTTAACAATAGAGAAAGAACGCTGTCAAAATAAGGCAAGATTTGTTTCCATGGTTTCTCATGAATTCCGTACCCCACTGAATATTATTTCTTTTTCTACCAGCCTCTTAAAACGTCATCTTAACCAGTGGAATGAAGCCAAGCAGCTTAAATATCTCAATCGCCTACAAACCGCTGTAGAACATTTGAGCCATTTAATGGATGAAGTCTTGATAATTGGTAGAGCAGAAGCGGGAAAATTAAAGTTTAACCCTCAACTATTAAATTTGAATTCATTCTGTCACAATTTATTGGCGGAAATAAATTTAAGCCAGCCCAATCACCAAAAAGTTAACTTTGTTAACCTTGCCAATCGTGAATCAATTTTGGCAGATAAGAATTTACTCAAGCTAGTTTTAGTAAATTTGCTGGGTAACGCAATCAAATATTCCCCTGCTGATAGCACGATTAAGTTTAGCGTCTGGTGGGAAAAGAAACAGATAGTTTTTGAAATAGCAGATTGCGGCATTGGGATTTCTCCTGACGAACAGCCCAAAATTTTTGAGCCTTTTCATCGCAGTAACAATGTTGGTGATTTACCTGGTCATGGTTTAGGTCTGGCGATCGCCAAGAAACTTGTCGAATTACAAGGCGGGCAAATTTCTTTAGAAAGCCAAGTGGATCTGGGCAGTACGTTTGTAGTCAAAATACCTTTAAAATCACCACAAATATTAGTAAGTCGAGAATAA
- a CDS encoding response regulator: protein MNKILIIEDERETRDIFIEALTEEGFEAISAKNGRVGIQKTQKYFPDLIICDVTMPELNGYGVLKILRQDPRTAAIPFIFMSALSDEAERHEAMRLGANDYLTKPCTVEKLLQAIANFSNSIDRQQI from the coding sequence ATGAACAAAATTTTAATAATCGAAGATGAGCGAGAAACTAGAGATATATTCATAGAAGCACTGACAGAAGAAGGGTTTGAAGCGATTAGCGCGAAAAATGGTCGAGTGGGAATTCAAAAGACACAAAAATATTTTCCAGATTTAATTATTTGTGATGTGACTATGCCTGAACTGAACGGTTATGGAGTTCTTAAAATCTTACGTCAAGATCCTCGCACGGCAGCGATTCCTTTCATTTTCATGTCCGCTTTATCTGACGAAGCAGAACGCCATGAAGCAATGCGACTGGGAGCAAATGACTATTTAACCAAACCCTGTACGGTAGAGAAATTACTACAGGCAATCGCCAATTTTTCTAATTCCATTGACAGACAACAAATCTAA
- a CDS encoding response regulator — protein sequence MSKVLVIEDEAQTREIFLDCLEAEGFEGIEAKNGRIGVEKAREQSPDLVVCDILLPELNGYEVLKTLRQNPITATIPFIFFTGKAGKAELRQGMQMGADDYLTKPSTAEEFLDAIATQLAKREALKQLYAAQFQQLTSEVEADFNSILPSTPNPQLQEIFDYIEVHYHESISLIDVATAVGYSSAYLTDLVKRQTGTSINRWIIKRRLAAAEALLQETNYSIEQIAEEIGYLNPGHFFRQFRKYVGTTPKVWRKAHRGY from the coding sequence ATGAGTAAGGTTTTAGTAATCGAAGATGAAGCCCAAACCAGAGAAATTTTCTTAGATTGTTTAGAAGCAGAAGGTTTTGAAGGGATTGAAGCAAAAAATGGTCGCATTGGAGTGGAAAAAGCACGAGAACAATCACCTGATTTGGTAGTTTGCGATATTCTTCTACCCGAACTAAACGGTTATGAGGTGCTTAAAACCTTACGTCAAAATCCCATAACTGCAACTATTCCCTTTATTTTTTTTACAGGCAAAGCTGGCAAAGCCGAACTACGACAGGGGATGCAAATGGGTGCAGACGACTATCTAACTAAACCCTCTACCGCCGAAGAATTTTTAGACGCGATCGCCACCCAGTTAGCCAAGCGCGAAGCACTTAAACAATTATACGCTGCCCAATTTCAACAGTTAACCTCCGAAGTTGAAGCTGACTTTAACTCAATTCTGCCATCCACACCTAATCCACAACTGCAAGAAATTTTTGATTATATCGAAGTTCATTATCATGAATCTATTAGCTTGATTGATGTAGCGACAGCGGTGGGTTACTCTTCAGCCTATTTAACCGATTTAGTTAAACGCCAGACAGGAACATCCATCAACCGCTGGATCATCAAGCGTCGTCTCGCTGCTGCCGAAGCTTTACTTCAAGAAACCAATTACTCAATCGAACAAATTGCCGAAGAAATAGGCTATCTCAATCCTGGTCACTTTTTCCGCCAGTTTCGTAAATATGTCGGAACTACACCAAAAGTTTGGCGTAAAGCTCATCGGGGTTATTGA